In Trifolium pratense cultivar HEN17-A07 linkage group LG7, ARS_RC_1.1, whole genome shotgun sequence, a genomic segment contains:
- the LOC123894224 gene encoding protein phosphatase 2C 53-like, whose product MEEMSVAVPLRAGNSVCDNPTIATTHMNVSRLKLMANTELISNAITTISADTFIGSDEDHIADNLDDEVGVSAATPPLHEREGEILLLNMISQSSDELLVPEIDEDDSLSLDGDPIIYSTLSSLTSENSSVCGDEFFSSEDNSNFRTRSSMDIDKNISSVEIVAKAAVFDKSNVEAGIMSEPLAVALSLGDETGVRSDPMPTTVVLQPMPLEKGASGTVGRSVFELDCTPLWGFTSLCGKRPEMEDAVAIAPRMLKIPIQMLNGSKRYDEMSKDFNQQTVHFFGVYDGHGGAQVADYCRDRMHLALAEEIELLKEGLIIGSTKDDCQDLWRKAFTTCFVKVDDEVGGKANREPVAPETVGSTAVVAIVCSSHIIVSNCGDSRAVLCRGKEPLALSVDHKPNRDDEYARIEAAGGKVIQWNGHRVFGVLAMSRSIGDRYLKPWIIPEPEVMFLPRAKDDECLILASDGLWDVMTNEEACDLARRRILLWHKKNGSELSSLRGEGIDPAAQAAAEYLSNRALQKGSKDNITVIVVDLKAQRKFKSKS is encoded by the exons ATGTCAGTTGCAGTGCCATTAAGAGCAGGTAATTCGGTGTGCGATAATCCAACCATAGCTACTACCCACATGAATGTTTCGAGACTTAAGTTGATGGCAAACACAGAGTTGATATCAAATGCTATAACTACGATATCCGCTGATACTTTTATAGGTTCGGATGAGGATCATATTGCTGACAATCTGGACGATGAAGTTGGTGTTTCAGCGGCCACACCGCCTTTGCATGAGAGAGAAGGTGAAATTCTTTTGTTGAATATGATATCTCAAAGTAGCGATGAACTTTTAGTCCCAGAAATTGATGAGGATGATTCATTGTCATTAGACGGGGATCCAATTATTTACAGTACTCTATCATCATTAACCAGTGAGAATAGTAGTGTTTGTGGAGATGAATTCTTCAGTTCTGaagataattcaaattttaggaCAAGGAGTTCGATGGACATAGATAAGAACATCTCGTCTGTCGAAATTGTTGCCAAGGCTGCTGTTTTCGACAAGTCAAATGTGGAGGCAGGTATTATGAGTGAACCCCTTGCTGTAGCATTGAGCCTTGGAGACGAAACAGGAGTTAGATCTGACCCAATGCCTACTACAGTTGTTCTTCAGCCAATGCCTCTTGAAAAAGGGGCGAGCGGAACAGTTGGTCGGAGTGTTTTTGAATTGGATTGTACCCCACTTTGGGGATTTACATCTTTGTGTGGAAAAAGACCCGAGATGGAAGATGCTGTTGCGATTGCACCTCGGATGTTGAAAATTCCTATTCAAATGCTAAATGGTAGCAAAAGGTATGATGAAATGAGCAAGGATTTTAATCAGCAGACGGTTCATTTCTTTGGAGTCTATGATGGCCATGGTGGCGCTCAG GTAGCAGATTATTGTCGTGATCGTATGCATTTGGCCTTAGCAGAGGAAATTGAATTGCTCAAGGAAGGTCTTATAATTGGAAGTACCAAGGATGATTGTCAAGATTTATGGAGAAAAGCTTTCACTACTTGTTTTGTGAAAGTTGATGATGAAGTTGGGGGAAAAGCTAATCGTGAACCTGTTGCACCAGAGACTGTTGGTTCCACTGCTGTTGTAGCTATTGTTTGTTCATCTCATATTATAGTCTCAAACTGTGGTGATTCGAGGGCGGTTCTATGTCGTGGAAAGGAACCCTTGGCTTTATCTGTGGATCATAAA CCAAATCGAGATGATGAATATGCAAGAATCGAGGCAGCTGGTGGCAAGGTGATACAATGGAATGGTCATCGTGTATTTGGGGTTCTCGCTATGTCAAGGTCTATTG GCGATAGATATTTGAAGCCATGGATTATTCCTGAACCAGAAGTTATGTTCCTCCCTCGTGCAAAAGACGATGAATGTCTTATTCTGGCCAGTGATGGCTTGTGGGATGTCATGACAAATGAAGAAGCATGTGACTTAGCTCGGAGACGCATACTTCTCTGGCACAAGAAAAACGGCTCGGAGCTGTCTTCACTAAGGGGAGAAGGAATCGATCCTGCCGCACAGGCAGCTGCAGAGTACTTATCAAACCGTGCTTTGCAGAAAGGGAGCAAAGATAACATCACTGTCATTGTGGTAGATTTGAAAGCACAACGAAAGTTTAAGAGTAAATCATGA